The window AGCGGGCAAAAAGTAAGCGGCCGGGAAACCCTTAAAAGTGGCCTTCAGGAAATGATTGCCCATAAAGGCTCCTACCTGCTGGAAGTAATGGTAACCAAGGAAAACAACGTTTTCCCCATGGTACCCCAGGGATGCAGCGTTAGCGAGATCAGGCTTAAATAAACAGGAGACATGGGCTTTGAGACAGGAATTATTGGTCGTGAAACCAGGGACAAAAGAAGTTGAGCACTTAGCTTTTGCCCCTTATCCGGTAACCCATTTCCTGATACCTCAAACCTCATACCTAAAACAAAGAATCATGAGCAGTCAAAATCATATCGAAAGACAGGAGTTCAACATTACGGTATATACCGAGAATCAGATAGGCCTGCTGAACCGTATCGCCATCATTTTCTCAAGGAGAAAGATCAATATTGAGAGCCTGAATACCTCTCCTTCTGAGATAGATGGTATTCACCGCTTCAATATCGTGATTAATGAAACCGAAGAGGTGGTGCGCAAGATCTGCGGTCAGATTGAAAAGCAGGTGGAAGTACTGAAGGCCTACTACAATACCAACGAGGATGTGATCTGGCAGGAGATGGCGTTGTACAAGGTGCCAACAGAGGTTATTGCCGAGAAGGCGCTGGTAGAGCGTTTGCTTCGCGAAAATGGTGCCCGTGTGGTAGTAATCAGAAAAGATTATACGGTATTTGAAACAACCGGCCACCGCGAGGAAACCGATAACCTGATCAAGGTGCTGCAGCCTTTTGGCCTGATTGAATTTGTACGCAGTGCCCGTATTGCCATTATCAAGGCAAGTGATGGTTTTAACCGCAAGCTTCGCGAATTTGAGAAACGCGAACCGCATCATGAAGTGGTAGAAAACGAATACCTGAACAGCAGGGACAAAGTGTTTACTATGTGATAGGAGAAGAAAGAAGGGAGAAGTTAGATGTGGTAAGGCAATTTGGCTTCTTTTCTTCCGGAGCAATAGAAAAATAAGGATCTGGAGGTTAGCCAGTGTGTGGTCGATAGCAAAGTCTATCTTCTAACTTCTATCCTCTAACCTCTAAGAAATAAGCAACAACCTATATTAAGTTAATTTCAAAAATGGCAACAATCAATTTTGGCGGTGTAGAAGAAACCGTTATCACCCGCGAAGAATTCCCACTTTCCAAAGCACAGGAAGTGCTTAAAGATGAAGTTATTGCAGTTATTGGTTATGGCGTACAAGGCCCTGGCCAGGCACTCAACATGCGCGATAACGGATTCAATGTAATCGTTGGTCAGCGGAAAGATTCTCCTTCCTGGGATAGAGCCGTTAAAGATGGTTTTGTTGAGGGTAAAACCCTTTTCTCTATCGAAGAAGCACTGGACCGCGGTACTATTATCTGTAATCTGCTGTCAGATGCAGGGCAGATTGCCGTATGGCCTACCATCAAAGAAAGACTGAAGCCAGGCAAAACGCTGTACTTCTCTCATGGCTTTGGCATTACCTTTAAGGAGCAAACAAACATTGTGCCTCCTAAAGATGTGGACGTGATCCTGGTTGCCCCTAAAGGTAGCGGTACCTCACTGCGCAGGCTGTTCCTGGCCGGTGGTGGTCTTAACTCATCTTTTGCCGTATTCCAGGATGCTACCGGCAAAGCATGGGAAAAAGCCATTGCCATGGGCATTGGTGTAGGCTCCGGCTACCTGTTCGAAACCGATTTTAAAAAAGAAGTATACAGCGACCTTACCGGCGAACGTGGAGTGCTGATGGGTGCCCTTGCGGGTATTATTGAAGCACAGTACCAGGTATTGCGCCAGCGCGGACACTCGCCTTCTGAAGCCTTTAACGAGACTGTAGAAGAGCTTACCCAGAGCCTTGTTCCGCTGGTAGGCGAGAACGGTATGGACTGGATGTATGCCAACTGCTCAGTAACCGCACAGCGCGGTGCCCTTGACTGGAAAGGTAAGTTCAAGGAAGCAACCCTGCCCGTGATGAATGAGCTGTACGACAGCGTTGCATCCGGCAAGGAAGCTGCCCGTACCATCCAGAGAGGCTCAACCCCGGGCTACCGCCAGGAGCTGGAAGAAGAGCTGAAGGAACTGCGTGAGTCAGAACTGTGGCAGACAGGAGCAGTTGTAAGAAAGCTTCGTTCTAAATAATATCAACCTAACATTCGTGCCACGACCCTATAGTCGTGGCACGATTTCATTAAGATGGAAAACAGTACAGCCTTTTTAGACATAGCAGGAGTAGAGCGGGCGGCCAAAAATCTGAAAGGCATCATCTACAAGACGCCTCTCTTACAGAACCACAGCCTCTCCCAGGCCTACGGGGCTAATATATATTTCAAACGGGAAGACCTGCAGGTGGTGCGTTCCTATAAGATCAGGGGTGCTTATAACAAAATGTCGGGTTTGCCGCGTACGGATAACGGGCCTGAAGTGGTTTGCTCCAGTGCTGGTAACCATGCACAGGGCTTTGCCTATGCCTGCCAGCTGCTGGGCCTGAAAGGATACGTTTTCATGCCCTCCAATACTCCCGCCCAGAAGGTAGATAAGGTACGGCTTTTCGGTAAAGAGTGGGTAGAGGTAGTGCTTACCGGCAATACTTACGATGATACTTTTAAAGCTGCCCGTGAATTTAGCGACAGCCGCGGCAGCACATTTGTGCCTCCCTTTGATGATCTGGCCGTAATTGAAGGCCAGGCTACTGTTGGTCTTGAAATCCTGAAGATTGCCAATGCACCCATCGATTACCTCTTTGTGCCAATCGGCGGAGGTGGTCTGGCCTCAGGGGTGGGCAGTGTATTTAAACAGCTAAGCCCCCATACAAAAGTGATAGGCGTACAGCCACAGGGTGCGCCCTCTATGTACAACTCCATCAAGGGTCAGCGCCGCCAGGTGCTGGATAAGATCGATAGTTTTGTAGATGGCGCTGCTGTGAAGGCTCCCGGAGCCATTACCTATGAGATCTGCAGCGAAGTGCTGGATGATATTATTCTGGTGCCAGAGGGACAGGTTTGCGTAGACCTGCTGAAAATGTACAACGAAGAGGGTATTGTGCTGGAGCCAGCCGGCACCCTTACCATATCAGCCCTGAAATCTTATGCCGATCAGATAAAGGGCAAGAATGTGGTGTGTGTGATCAGCGGCAGCAACAACGATATTACCCGTATGGAAGATATCAAGGAGCGTGCCATGCAACACAGGGGACTCAAGCATTACTTTATGGTGATCTTTAACCAGAAACCAGGTGCATTGCGAACTTTTGTGAACCATGTGCTGGACCCAGAGCACGATATCATCCACTTTCAGTACATCAAGAAGAACAATAAGGAAAAAGGACCTGTATTTATAGGTGTGGAAGTAAAACAGCCGCACGAAATAGAAGGCATTAAGCTACGGATGCTGGAAGAAGGCTTTGAGTACGAGTACCTCAATGGCCGACAGGATATCCTGAACCTGCTGGTGTAAAATTCATCTGCCGGAGAAATATTAATATTAGCATTGAGAAGCTCTGGGGTACACTTCAGAGCTTTTTTATGTGTTATTGTAAGGTTATGTCGGGTTTGTTTTACCAGAAAACCTGTGTAGCTGTATACAGCCCTGACGGGTGTAAAATGGCTGCCATGGAATCATCTCTTCAAGCTTTTTT of the Flammeovirgaceae bacterium 311 genome contains:
- a CDS encoding threonine dehydratase (COG1171 Threonine dehydratase), yielding MENSTAFLDIAGVERAAKNLKGIIYKTPLLQNHSLSQAYGANIYFKREDLQVVRSYKIRGAYNKMSGLPRTDNGPEVVCSSAGNHAQGFAYACQLLGLKGYVFMPSNTPAQKVDKVRLFGKEWVEVVLTGNTYDDTFKAAREFSDSRGSTFVPPFDDLAVIEGQATVGLEILKIANAPIDYLFVPIGGGGLASGVGSVFKQLSPHTKVIGVQPQGAPSMYNSIKGQRRQVLDKIDSFVDGAAVKAPGAITYEICSEVLDDIILVPEGQVCVDLLKMYNEEGIVLEPAGTLTISALKSYADQIKGKNVVCVISGSNNDITRMEDIKERAMQHRGLKHYFMVIFNQKPGALRTFVNHVLDPEHDIIHFQYIKKNNKEKGPVFIGVEVKQPHEIEGIKLRMLEEGFEYEYLNGRQDILNLLV
- a CDS encoding acetolactate synthase small subunit (COG0440 Acetolactate synthase, small (regulatory) subunit); this translates as MSSQNHIERQEFNITVYTENQIGLLNRIAIIFSRRKINIESLNTSPSEIDGIHRFNIVINETEEVVRKICGQIEKQVEVLKAYYNTNEDVIWQEMALYKVPTEVIAEKALVERLLRENGARVVVIRKDYTVFETTGHREETDNLIKVLQPFGLIEFVRSARIAIIKASDGFNRKLREFEKREPHHEVVENEYLNSRDKVFTM
- a CDS encoding ketol-acid reductoisomerase (COG0059 Ketol-acid reductoisomerase), which codes for MATINFGGVEETVITREEFPLSKAQEVLKDEVIAVIGYGVQGPGQALNMRDNGFNVIVGQRKDSPSWDRAVKDGFVEGKTLFSIEEALDRGTIICNLLSDAGQIAVWPTIKERLKPGKTLYFSHGFGITFKEQTNIVPPKDVDVILVAPKGSGTSLRRLFLAGGGLNSSFAVFQDATGKAWEKAIAMGIGVGSGYLFETDFKKEVYSDLTGERGVLMGALAGIIEAQYQVLRQRGHSPSEAFNETVEELTQSLVPLVGENGMDWMYANCSVTAQRGALDWKGKFKEATLPVMNELYDSVASGKEAARTIQRGSTPGYRQELEEELKELRESELWQTGAVVRKLRSK